A DNA window from Streptomyces sp. 71268 contains the following coding sequences:
- a CDS encoding NUDIX hydrolase: MTERPVVKRTARAILLDGDLDADATPQLVLIKRTKPGEAPYWITPGGGVEPEDPTVIDALHREMDEELGAKVTDVVPAFVDTVPIDAARDTLPEQGVPDEGVKVQHFFACRLASMDLSRRHGPEVDAPRGEYEVVRVPFTREGIASVGVVPPSLRDYLDANIEGVRALLAGDLG, from the coding sequence ATGACCGAACGGCCTGTGGTCAAGCGCACCGCCCGCGCCATCCTGCTCGACGGCGACCTCGACGCCGACGCCACGCCCCAACTCGTCCTGATCAAGCGGACCAAGCCCGGCGAGGCCCCGTACTGGATCACGCCGGGCGGTGGCGTGGAGCCCGAGGACCCGACGGTCATCGACGCCCTGCACCGCGAGATGGACGAGGAACTCGGCGCCAAGGTGACCGACGTGGTGCCCGCGTTCGTGGACACCGTGCCGATCGACGCGGCCCGCGACACCCTCCCCGAACAGGGCGTTCCCGACGAGGGCGTCAAGGTCCAGCACTTCTTCGCCTGCCGGCTCGCCTCGATGGACCTCAGCAGGCGGCACGGCCCCGAGGTGGACGCCCCCCGCGGCGAGTACGAGGTGGTGCGGGTGCCGTTCACCCGTGAAGGCATCGCCTCGGTGGGAGTGGTGCCGCCGTCGCTCCGCGACTACCTCGACGCCAACATCGAGGGCGTACGGGCGCTGCTCGCCGGCGACCTCGGCTGA
- a CDS encoding cupin domain-containing protein encodes MKAFRLDELEAERAANEGAYLQFLRERNMSVGLYALDAGSTDPQQPHRQDEVYLVVSGRAAITVGTETTPVARGSVVYVPAGVPHKFHHISEDLRVMVVFSPPES; translated from the coding sequence ATGAAGGCGTTCCGGCTGGACGAGCTGGAGGCGGAGCGCGCCGCCAACGAGGGGGCGTACCTGCAGTTCCTGCGGGAGCGCAACATGTCCGTGGGGCTGTACGCGCTGGACGCGGGCAGCACCGATCCGCAGCAGCCGCACCGGCAGGACGAGGTGTACCTGGTGGTGAGCGGCCGCGCGGCGATCACCGTGGGCACGGAGACCACCCCGGTCGCGCGCGGCAGCGTCGTGTACGTGCCCGCCGGCGTGCCGCACAAGTTCCACCACATCTCGGAGGACCTGCGGGTCATGGTGGTCTTCTCGCCGCCCGAGAGCTGA
- a CDS encoding cystathionine gamma-lyase, with amino-acid sequence MGDPSEESTPQAEARAETRGEARAEARGDGTRAVRAGLPEPAAYEPTLPGPVFAAHFHLPGDADPLDGPYTYGRDANPTWTLLERALTELECPAEAGPTAPGSPPRPETVVFASGAAAMSAVLFSQLRQGDTVVLPSDGYHLLHALRDRLTGYGVTVRTAPTGGDAQLPLVDGARLLWLETPCNPSLDVCDVRRLASAAHERGALVAVDNTLATPLGQRPLALGADFSLASGTKALTGHGDLLLGYVTCRTPELAAGVRAWRKSVGAVPGPMETWLAHRSLATLQLRVDRQAVTALALARLLLDRPDVTGVRHPGLPQDPAHEVAKRQMRHGRYGCVVSFALPDRAHAQRFLAALRLVSDATSFGGVRSTAERRERWGGDDVPEGFIRFSVGVEDTADLLADVRQALDAAADGAAT; translated from the coding sequence ATGGGCGACCCGTCTGAGGAGAGCACTCCACAAGCCGAGGCACGGGCCGAAACGCGCGGTGAGGCGCGGGCCGAGGCGCGCGGCGACGGCACGCGCGCGGTGCGGGCCGGGCTGCCCGAGCCGGCCGCGTACGAGCCGACGTTGCCCGGGCCCGTCTTCGCCGCCCACTTCCACCTGCCCGGCGACGCGGACCCGCTGGACGGCCCGTACACCTACGGCCGGGACGCCAACCCGACCTGGACGCTCCTTGAGCGGGCCCTCACCGAACTGGAGTGCCCCGCCGAAGCGGGCCCGACCGCCCCCGGCTCCCCGCCGCGACCCGAGACCGTCGTCTTCGCCTCCGGCGCCGCGGCGATGTCGGCCGTGCTCTTCTCGCAACTACGCCAGGGCGACACGGTCGTGCTGCCCTCCGACGGCTACCACCTGCTGCACGCGCTGCGCGACCGGCTCACCGGCTACGGCGTCACCGTGCGCACCGCCCCCACCGGTGGCGACGCGCAGCTCCCGCTCGTGGACGGGGCGCGGCTGCTGTGGCTGGAGACGCCGTGCAACCCGAGCCTGGACGTCTGCGACGTCCGGCGGCTGGCCTCGGCGGCCCACGAGCGGGGCGCGCTGGTGGCGGTCGACAACACGTTGGCTACGCCGCTCGGCCAGCGCCCTCTCGCGCTCGGCGCCGACTTCTCGCTGGCCAGCGGCACCAAGGCCCTCACGGGCCACGGCGATCTGCTGCTCGGCTACGTCACCTGCCGCACCCCGGAGCTGGCCGCCGGCGTACGGGCCTGGCGCAAGAGCGTGGGTGCCGTTCCGGGCCCGATGGAGACCTGGCTCGCCCACCGTTCGCTGGCCACCCTCCAACTCCGCGTCGACCGACAGGCGGTGACCGCACTGGCCCTGGCGCGCCTGCTGCTCGACCGGCCCGACGTCACCGGCGTGCGCCACCCCGGCCTGCCCCAGGACCCCGCGCACGAGGTGGCGAAGCGGCAGATGCGGCACGGCCGCTACGGGTGCGTGGTGTCCTTCGCCCTCCCCGACCGCGCCCACGCCCAGCGCTTCCTGGCCGCCCTGCGCCTGGTGAGCGACGCGACGAGCTTCGGCGGCGTACGGTCGACCGCCGAGCGGCGCGAGCGGTGGGGCGGGGACGACGTACCGGAGGGCTTCATCCGCTTCTCGGTCGGCGTGGAGGACACGGCCGACCTCCTCGCGGACGTACGACAGGCCCTGGACGCGGCGGCCGACGGGGCCGCGACGTAG
- a CDS encoding DUF5326 family protein, which produces MAAKQILQGLPWWVKWVVVPLLVIVVFGGLITSVVGFVAWLLFRALLLVAVIGGLVYVVRKFTSSSRSSRDDW; this is translated from the coding sequence GTGGCCGCGAAGCAGATACTCCAGGGCCTTCCGTGGTGGGTGAAGTGGGTCGTCGTGCCGCTTCTCGTCATCGTGGTCTTCGGCGGTCTGATCACCAGCGTCGTCGGCTTCGTGGCCTGGCTGTTGTTCCGGGCACTACTGCTGGTCGCCGTCATCGGCGGTCTGGTCTACGTGGTGCGCAAGTTCACGTCCTCCTCCCGGTCGTCGCGGGACGACTGGTAG
- a CDS encoding MFS transporter, with amino-acid sequence MPLALLALAVGAFGIGTTEFVIMGLLPEVSDSFGVSIPTAGFAVTGYALGVVVGAPFMTAIGTRLPRKQMLLMLMGLFIAGNLLTALAPAFGVLLVGRVLASFTHGAFFGVGSVVATDLVAPNKRAGAIASMFMGLTLANVVGAPPGTLIGQHAGWRVTFFIVAGLGVLGLLGIAKLVPARPEPATPELRKEFGAFRNPQVWLAMTMTVLGFGGVFAAITYVTPMMTETAGFAESSVMWLLALFGVGMVAGNVIGGRYADRHAMPLLYASLVGLATVLGLFTLTAHHKVFAAITLMLIGLFGFATVPPLQKRVMDHAAEAPTVASAANIAAFNLGNALAAWLGGLVISAGFGYTAPNVVGVGLALSALGVAVFAAWLERRQEGEPPAARSRVVRTGGPATAGTEAGAAGVGDPTVRASAGDVTPQSAADLTT; translated from the coding sequence ATGCCGCTCGCGCTCCTGGCCCTGGCCGTCGGTGCCTTTGGCATCGGCACGACCGAGTTCGTGATCATGGGGCTGCTCCCCGAGGTGTCGGACTCCTTCGGGGTGTCGATCCCGACCGCGGGCTTCGCGGTCACGGGGTACGCGCTGGGGGTCGTGGTCGGGGCGCCGTTCATGACGGCGATCGGCACGCGGCTGCCCCGCAAGCAGATGTTGCTGATGCTGATGGGTCTGTTCATCGCGGGCAATCTGCTCACCGCGCTGGCTCCGGCGTTCGGCGTGCTGCTCGTGGGCCGGGTGCTCGCCTCGTTCACGCACGGGGCGTTCTTCGGCGTCGGCTCCGTGGTCGCCACCGACCTGGTCGCCCCGAACAAGCGGGCCGGCGCCATCGCCAGCATGTTCATGGGGCTCACGCTCGCCAACGTCGTCGGCGCTCCTCCCGGCACGCTGATCGGTCAGCACGCGGGTTGGCGCGTCACCTTCTTCATCGTCGCGGGCCTCGGGGTGCTCGGCCTGCTCGGCATCGCCAAGCTGGTTCCGGCCCGCCCCGAGCCGGCGACGCCCGAGCTGCGCAAGGAGTTCGGCGCCTTCCGTAACCCGCAGGTCTGGCTCGCCATGACGATGACGGTGCTGGGCTTCGGCGGGGTGTTCGCGGCCATCACCTACGTCACGCCGATGATGACGGAGACGGCGGGCTTCGCCGAGTCCAGCGTGATGTGGCTGCTCGCCCTCTTCGGCGTCGGCATGGTCGCCGGCAACGTGATCGGGGGCCGGTACGCCGACCGTCACGCGATGCCGCTGCTCTACGCGAGCCTCGTCGGTCTCGCCACGGTGCTCGGACTGTTCACCCTCACCGCCCACCACAAGGTCTTCGCGGCGATCACCCTCATGCTGATCGGCCTCTTCGGCTTCGCGACCGTGCCGCCGCTCCAGAAGCGGGTCATGGACCACGCCGCCGAGGCTCCCACGGTGGCGTCGGCGGCCAACATCGCCGCCTTCAACCTCGGCAACGCTCTGGCCGCGTGGCTCGGCGGGCTCGTCATATCCGCCGGCTTCGGGTACACGGCGCCCAACGTGGTCGGCGTGGGCCTGGCGCTGTCGGCCCTGGGCGTGGCGGTCTTCGCGGCCTGGCTGGAGCGCCGGCAGGAGGGCGAGCCCCCGGCCGCGCGGAGCCGAGTCGTGCGGACCGGCGGGCCGGCCACAGCCGGCACGGAGGCCGGAGCCGCCGGGGTGGGCGACCCCACCGTGCGGGCGTCGGCGGGCGACGTGACGCCGCAGTCGGCGGCGGACCTCACGACCTGA
- a CDS encoding phage holin family protein, with amino-acid sequence MRNFVVKTLANAAALWVAIWLLKDITLTGENTGRKTVTLILVALLFGLVNFVVKPVVKFLSFPLFLVTLGLFTLVVNALMLMLTSWLADTMDLSFHVDGFGAAFVGALIISIVSWALNAALPDRD; translated from the coding sequence ATGAGGAATTTCGTAGTAAAGACGCTCGCCAACGCGGCGGCCCTGTGGGTCGCCATCTGGCTACTCAAGGACATCACCTTGACCGGCGAGAACACCGGCCGCAAGACGGTCACCCTGATTCTGGTGGCCCTGCTCTTCGGGCTGGTGAACTTCGTCGTCAAGCCGGTGGTGAAGTTTCTCTCGTTTCCGCTGTTCCTGGTCACCCTTGGCCTGTTCACGCTGGTCGTGAACGCGCTGATGCTGATGCTCACCTCGTGGCTGGCCGACACGATGGACCTCAGCTTCCACGTGGATGGCTTCGGTGCCGCCTTCGTCGGCGCGCTGATCATCTCGATCGTCTCCTGGGCCCTGAACGCGGCCCTCCCCGACCGGGACTGA
- a CDS encoding MarR family transcriptional regulator: MSALHSRLEAHIERALEAAAELSVREYSVLDVLSEQHDGEGGHLRMNQLADVVVLSQSATTRLVSRLEERGLLVRYLCPTDRRGIYTDVSDDGRKLLERARPVHDAALREALQEAAKRPELAPLVTAVRTLGPASKPV; this comes from the coding sequence CTGTCCGCGCTGCACAGCCGCCTTGAGGCGCACATAGAGCGCGCGCTGGAGGCCGCGGCGGAGCTGAGCGTGCGGGAGTACTCCGTGCTCGACGTGTTGAGCGAACAGCACGACGGCGAGGGCGGCCACCTGCGCATGAACCAGCTCGCGGACGTCGTCGTACTGAGCCAGAGTGCCACTACGCGCCTGGTCAGCCGGCTGGAGGAGCGTGGCCTGCTGGTCCGCTACCTCTGCCCGACCGACCGCAGGGGCATCTACACGGACGTCAGCGACGATGGCCGGAAGCTGCTGGAACGGGCGCGGCCGGTGCATGACGCCGCGCTGCGAGAGGCCCTCCAGGAGGCCGCCAAGCGACCCGAATTGGCGCCTTTGGTCACGGCTGTCCGTACTCTGGGGCCGGCATCGAAACCCGTATGA
- a CDS encoding DUF2269 domain-containing protein codes for MRQLTRPTRRAVLVVHVVVSVGWLGVTCGLLALAVAGAAADSAEAAEAAYRAMKVFGDWLVIPLSLLALVSGLVLALGTPWGLARHRWVYTKFWLNLVTAGLSAFALRGHINEAAAQAVAGGHVANPVDVIIPPAVALATYVFITAISVLKPWGLTARGRRHRRVRS; via the coding sequence ATGCGTCAGCTCACCAGACCCACCCGTCGTGCCGTTCTCGTCGTCCATGTCGTCGTCTCCGTCGGCTGGCTCGGGGTGACGTGCGGACTGCTCGCCCTCGCCGTCGCGGGGGCGGCCGCCGACTCGGCGGAGGCCGCCGAGGCCGCGTACCGGGCGATGAAGGTCTTCGGCGATTGGCTGGTGATTCCGCTGAGCCTGTTGGCCCTGGTCAGTGGACTGGTACTCGCGCTGGGCACACCCTGGGGGCTGGCTCGGCACCGCTGGGTCTACACGAAGTTCTGGCTGAACCTCGTCACCGCCGGGCTGTCCGCCTTCGCCCTGCGGGGCCACATCAACGAGGCGGCGGCCCAGGCGGTGGCCGGTGGCCACGTCGCGAACCCGGTCGACGTGATCATCCCGCCCGCGGTGGCCCTGGCCACCTACGTGTTCATCACGGCCATCTCCGTGCTCAAGCCCTGGGGGCTGACGGCCAGGGGCCGCCGGCACCGGCGTGTCAGGTCGTGA
- a CDS encoding HAD-IB family phosphatase, which yields MTRLHLFDLDGTLMYGSAAPIEISRQLGLEQEIADLERAFARQVLGPPEFALRVRELWTELTEAQVALAFEGAPWLDGIREVWADITARGERCAVISLSPDFFVRRLLEWGAHATYGSVFPAVPFREPVRPDGILNPAAKVKIADELCERFGVTRSECVAYGDSMSDAELFAVLPTSVAVNADRHLTGIASYAYVGRDLRDAYELTSNRRPLP from the coding sequence ATGACCAGACTTCACCTGTTCGACCTCGACGGAACGCTGATGTACGGGTCGGCCGCGCCCATCGAGATCTCTCGACAACTGGGCCTTGAGCAGGAGATCGCCGACCTGGAGCGAGCGTTCGCGCGCCAGGTGCTGGGGCCGCCGGAGTTCGCCCTGCGCGTGCGCGAGTTGTGGACGGAGCTCACGGAGGCACAGGTGGCGCTCGCGTTCGAGGGGGCGCCATGGCTGGACGGAATACGCGAGGTATGGGCGGATATCACGGCACGCGGTGAACGGTGTGCGGTGATATCGCTGTCGCCGGACTTCTTCGTGCGACGCCTGCTGGAGTGGGGAGCACACGCGACCTACGGTTCGGTGTTTCCGGCCGTCCCCTTCCGAGAGCCGGTGCGGCCGGACGGCATTCTCAATCCGGCGGCCAAGGTGAAGATCGCGGATGAACTATGTGAGAGGTTCGGGGTGACGCGGTCGGAATGTGTGGCGTATGGAGACTCCATGTCGGACGCCGAGTTGTTCGCGGTGCTGCCGACATCCGTCGCGGTCAACGCCGACCGGCACCTGACGGGGATCGCCTCATATGCCTATGTGGGGCGCGATCTGCGCGACGCGTACGAATTGACCAGCAACCGCCGTCCCTTGCCCTGA
- a CDS encoding globin domain-containing protein, translating into MRPAPEAEAITAGSAQRSAPVPAAGRAASVPAADAPLAPASRAAGLAPAPERVAAPSLTTPTAPADHPTAPAGEPRAAASTGMAVGAGQTGLDGLRPVPARGPGGGPDGNRSPDAARYTGGADIVPRAAAVPPPGAGESGPGSPLSRPGFGSPLDAEPAGHAARPAGAFADLPESTSADTQLIRRTLSEIEPISDKVTSYFYALLFLNHPELREMFPAAMDAQRDRLFKALLTSARHADEPALLEEYLTHLGRGHRKYGTQPEHYPAVGESLLGALARYAPNTWGEAAEAAWVRAYTTISQTMIDAAAENELHAPAWWQAEIVRHELRTPDIAVVTVRPDQPYPFRAGQYTSLETPWWPRVWRHYSFASAPRSDGLLSFHVKAVPAGWVSTSLVHHANPGDVIKLGAPAGSMVVDHETDNGLLCLGGGTGIAPIKALVEDVAVHGRQRPVEVFYGARSDHDLYDIETMTRLEREHPWLSVRPVISDGPTSGLRGPLPDAVRKYGPWNAFDAYLSGPPGLIRSGVSTLRGIGIPRHRIRHDSLEELVGALD; encoded by the coding sequence ATGCGCCCCGCGCCGGAAGCGGAGGCGATCACCGCCGGTTCCGCTCAGCGCTCCGCGCCCGTGCCCGCCGCCGGACGGGCCGCGTCCGTGCCCGCCGCCGATGCCCCGCTGGCCCCCGCGAGCCGCGCTGCCGGCCTCGCGCCCGCCCCCGAGCGGGTGGCGGCCCCTTCGCTCACCACCCCCACCGCGCCTGCCGACCACCCCACCGCACCGGCCGGTGAGCCGCGCGCGGCGGCGAGTACGGGGATGGCGGTAGGAGCTGGTCAGACAGGTCTCGACGGCCTGCGGCCGGTGCCGGCGCGCGGTCCTGGCGGTGGCCCGGACGGGAACCGCTCCCCCGATGCCGCCCGCTACACCGGCGGTGCCGACATCGTCCCGCGCGCCGCCGCGGTGCCGCCGCCCGGCGCCGGGGAGTCAGGGCCCGGTTCGCCGCTGAGCCGCCCGGGCTTCGGTTCGCCGCTCGACGCGGAGCCGGCCGGCCACGCCGCACGCCCGGCGGGGGCGTTCGCGGACCTGCCGGAGAGCACGTCAGCCGACACCCAGCTCATCCGGCGCACGCTGTCCGAGATCGAGCCCATCTCGGACAAGGTCACCTCGTACTTCTACGCGCTCCTCTTCCTCAACCACCCGGAGCTGCGGGAGATGTTCCCGGCGGCCATGGACGCGCAGCGCGACCGGCTGTTCAAGGCGCTGCTCACGTCCGCGCGCCACGCCGACGAGCCGGCGCTCCTTGAGGAGTACCTCACGCACCTCGGCCGGGGCCACCGCAAGTACGGCACGCAGCCGGAGCACTACCCGGCGGTGGGCGAGAGCCTGCTCGGGGCGCTGGCCCGGTACGCGCCGAACACCTGGGGTGAGGCGGCGGAGGCCGCGTGGGTACGGGCGTACACCACGATCTCGCAGACGATGATCGACGCCGCGGCCGAGAACGAGCTGCACGCGCCGGCCTGGTGGCAGGCCGAGATCGTGCGCCACGAGCTGCGCACGCCCGACATCGCGGTGGTCACGGTGCGCCCCGACCAGCCGTACCCGTTCCGCGCCGGCCAGTACACGAGCCTGGAGACGCCCTGGTGGCCACGGGTGTGGCGGCACTACTCGTTCGCGTCGGCACCGCGATCGGACGGGCTGTTGTCGTTCCACGTCAAGGCCGTTCCGGCCGGTTGGGTCTCCACATCGCTGGTGCACCACGCCAACCCGGGTGACGTGATCAAGCTCGGCGCGCCCGCCGGCTCGATGGTGGTCGACCACGAGACGGACAACGGGCTGCTGTGCCTCGGCGGCGGAACCGGCATCGCACCGATCAAGGCGCTCGTCGAAGACGTCGCCGTGCACGGCAGACAGCGCCCGGTCGAGGTCTTCTACGGCGCCCGCAGCGACCACGACCTCTACGACATCGAGACCATGACGCGCCTTGAGCGCGAACATCCGTGGCTTTCGGTGCGCCCCGTCATATCGGACGGACCCACCAGCGGACTGCGCGGACCGCTTCCCGACGCGGTGCGGAAGTACGGGCCGTGGAACGCCTTCGACGCCTATCTCTCGGGACCGCCCGGGTTGATTCGCAGCGGCGTTAGCACCCTGCGCGGCATCGGAATACCGCGGCACCGCATCCGCCACGACTCGCTTGAGGAACTGGTGGGGGCGCTCGACTAG
- a CDS encoding LysR family transcriptional regulator, whose amino-acid sequence MDLALLRTFIAVYRAGSLTRAATLLGLSQPAVTGQIRSLERQLGRPLFIRKARGVTPTSAADELAQRSAPHIDALLEITESDSADVTARRTLHLGGPPEFTTLRVLPALAHLALDGLDIRAAFGTADEMFAGLSANQYDLAITTVQPRGRLLTATPLCDEEHVLVAAPRWAARLGASLLRAGGGPAVLHRALEPVPMVEVHESLPLVTSYWAAVFDAPVTASATIIAPDLRAVLACVMAGSGVAVLPRYLCMEALDKGEVVSLIDPPVPPLRTYFLVKRTGSPAPHLARAHEWLLRAAVDW is encoded by the coding sequence ATGGACCTGGCCCTGCTCCGTACGTTCATCGCGGTCTACCGCGCCGGCTCGCTCACCCGGGCGGCCACCCTGCTCGGTCTGTCGCAGCCGGCGGTCACCGGTCAGATCCGTTCGCTGGAACGCCAGTTGGGGCGTCCCCTCTTCATCCGCAAGGCCCGCGGTGTCACCCCCACCAGCGCCGCCGACGAACTCGCGCAGCGGTCCGCGCCGCACATCGACGCGCTCCTGGAGATCACCGAGTCCGACAGCGCGGACGTCACCGCCCGGCGCACGTTGCACCTCGGCGGGCCACCGGAGTTCACCACCCTGCGCGTACTGCCCGCGCTCGCCCACCTCGCGCTGGACGGCCTCGACATCCGCGCCGCGTTCGGCACCGCCGACGAGATGTTCGCCGGCCTGTCCGCCAACCAGTACGACCTGGCCATCACCACGGTCCAGCCGCGCGGCCGGCTGTTGACCGCGACGCCGCTGTGCGACGAGGAACACGTACTGGTCGCCGCCCCGCGCTGGGCCGCCCGGCTCGGCGCGTCCCTGCTGCGCGCGGGCGGCGGCCCCGCGGTGCTGCACCGCGCGCTGGAGCCGGTGCCGATGGTCGAGGTGCACGAGAGCCTGCCGCTGGTCACCTCGTACTGGGCGGCCGTGTTCGACGCGCCCGTCACCGCCTCCGCCACGATCATCGCGCCCGACCTGCGGGCCGTGCTCGCCTGCGTGATGGCGGGCTCGGGGGTGGCCGTCCTGCCGCGCTACCTGTGCATGGAGGCGTTGGACAAGGGCGAGGTGGTGTCGCTCATCGACCCACCGGTGCCGCCCCTGCGCACGTACTTCCTGGTCAAGCGCACCGGCTCGCCGGCCCCGCACCTCGCCCGCGCCCACGAGTGGCTGCTCCGCGCCGCCGTCGACTGGTGA
- a CDS encoding pyridoxamine 5'-phosphate oxidase family protein, with translation MLQERLGSEERAERFYDEQMLGHLNARMREFVRRQEMFFLATSDGKGECDNTFRAGSPGFLQVLDDRTVAYPEYRGNGVFASLGNIEENPHVALLLLDFQQDRIGLHINGRARVVADDDMRAERPSLPVDPVPGRRAVVWVEVTVDEAYVHCSKHIPHLAKVERAPHGEGRAWGTDDNRRKGGDYFGTAAAARARRGQDRRGPGRGRKQDPRPASAGRAPEPHPQASHASRVSHQHQQQSQAPASLGAEARTPAHQQPQDQPPAQQQPQHQFQHSGQSQHPDQPPHADQPSHQGQHQHPPAVAEQPWDQYAERWQPPGQDEPADRQQSRDQPLDQRQPWEPADFSQGAWDRPTAQLSRSQLAGQWRPQDQVPGRSAAEPTTTSSPETPRGRDNRDDLPPAPPTPLDARHWDAPASGTPEATGWPPPPPLPSDPPSPSDPSLPADPLLAAGPPSPPWPPALPSPAADALAPPQPPYLPQPPPLPQPAPLPQPPLLPEPPAGTPNLSVPAIGADPDQRRERGPSEGQSEGQAVWDEGRRWHGDQDRQVWQETVERVLDRARQPLAAEEGEQEPFAGWFVEPHSGPKPPLSAPRPATDDSPAPSLLSGTSDICEPPHTGPRPSGPHPA, from the coding sequence GTGCTGCAGGAACGGCTCGGCAGTGAGGAAAGGGCCGAGCGGTTTTACGACGAGCAGATGCTCGGCCACCTCAACGCGCGCATGCGGGAGTTCGTGCGGCGCCAGGAAATGTTCTTCCTGGCGACCTCGGATGGCAAGGGTGAATGCGACAACACGTTCCGGGCCGGATCTCCGGGATTCCTCCAGGTGTTGGACGACCGTACCGTCGCCTATCCCGAATACCGGGGAAACGGCGTCTTCGCGAGCCTCGGAAACATCGAGGAGAATCCGCACGTGGCCCTGCTGTTGCTGGATTTCCAGCAGGACCGGATCGGCCTGCACATCAACGGTCGGGCCCGGGTGGTCGCGGACGACGACATGCGAGCCGAGCGCCCGTCCCTGCCGGTCGACCCGGTGCCCGGCCGGCGGGCCGTGGTGTGGGTCGAGGTGACCGTCGACGAGGCGTACGTGCACTGCTCGAAGCACATCCCGCACCTGGCCAAGGTGGAGCGCGCGCCGCACGGCGAGGGGCGGGCCTGGGGCACGGACGACAACCGGCGCAAGGGCGGCGACTACTTCGGTACGGCCGCCGCCGCGCGCGCCCGTCGCGGCCAGGACCGTCGCGGGCCGGGCCGGGGCCGCAAGCAGGACCCGCGCCCGGCCTCCGCCGGCCGCGCGCCGGAGCCCCACCCCCAGGCGTCCCACGCCTCGCGGGTCTCTCACCAGCACCAGCAGCAATCCCAGGCGCCCGCGTCGCTCGGAGCCGAGGCCCGGACGCCCGCTCATCAGCAACCCCAAGACCAGCCGCCCGCCCAGCAACAGCCTCAGCACCAGTTTCAACACTCGGGCCAGTCACAACACCCGGACCAGCCCCCACACGCGGACCAGCCCTCACACCAGGGCCAGCACCAGCACCCGCCAGCCGTTGCGGAGCAACCCTGGGACCAGTACGCCGAGCGGTGGCAACCACCGGGCCAGGACGAGCCCGCCGACCGGCAGCAGAGCCGCGACCAACCTCTCGACCAGCGACAACCCTGGGAACCGGCCGACTTCTCGCAGGGGGCGTGGGACCGGCCCACCGCCCAGTTGTCCCGGAGTCAACTCGCCGGCCAGTGGCGACCACAAGATCAGGTCCCCGGTCGGTCGGCGGCCGAGCCCACCACGACGTCCTCACCCGAGACCCCCCGTGGCCGGGACAACCGGGACGACCTCCCGCCCGCGCCGCCAACCCCGCTCGACGCGCGACACTGGGACGCCCCCGCGTCCGGCACCCCCGAGGCCACGGGCTGGCCCCCGCCCCCACCGCTCCCGAGCGACCCACCGTCCCCGAGCGACCCATCCCTCCCGGCCGATCCCCTCCTCGCGGCCGGCCCCCCGTCGCCACCCTGGCCCCCGGCCCTGCCGTCGCCCGCGGCCGACGCGCTGGCACCGCCGCAGCCCCCGTACCTGCCTCAGCCGCCACCCCTGCCCCAACCTGCACCCCTGCCTCAACCCCCGCTGCTGCCAGAGCCGCCGGCCGGAACGCCGAACCTGTCCGTGCCGGCGATCGGTGCGGACCCGGACCAGCGGCGGGAGCGCGGTCCGAGCGAGGGGCAGAGCGAGGGGCAGGCGGTCTGGGACGAGGGTCGGCGATGGCACGGGGACCAGGACCGCCAGGTGTGGCAGGAGACGGTGGAGCGGGTGCTGGACCGCGCGCGGCAGCCACTCGCGGCCGAAGAGGGAGAGCAAGAGCCGTTCGCGGGCTGGTTCGTCGAGCCGCACTCCGGCCCCAAGCCTCCTCTCAGCGCCCCCCGACCCGCGACGGACGACTCCCCGGCACCCTCGTTGCTATCCGGCACATCCGACATATGCGAGCCACCCCACACCGGCCCGCGCCCATCGGGCCCACACCCCGCCTAG